From Azospirillum brasilense:
TGGCCGGGAGGTCACCGGCGTGGTGGTCCGCCGCAACGGCGTGGAGGAAACCCACCGGGCCGACATCGTCGTGGTGTCCTGCGGGGCCATCAACTCCGCGGCGCTCCTGCTGCGCTCCGCCAGCGACCGGCATCCGGGCGGGCTCGCCAACCGGTCGGGCGTGGTCGGGCGGCATTACATGTGCCACCTGAACTCCGCGCTGATCGCCGTGTCGCGGCGGCCAAACCCGACACGCTTCCAGAAGACGCTGGGGCTCAACGACTTCTACTTCGGGGCGGACGACTGGGACTTCCCGCTCGGCCACATCCAAATGCTAGGCAAGACCGACGCGGCGATGTTTTCCGCGGAGAGTCACGGCCTGCTGCCGGCCGGTGCGGCGGAACGCTTCGCCTCCCACGCGCTGGACTTCTGGCTGACGTCGGAGGATCTGCCCGACCCCGACAACCGGGTGGAGGTCGGCCGCGACGGGCGCATCACCCTGCGCTACACCCCCAACAATGTCGAGGCGCACGAGCGGCTGACCGCCAAGCTGAAGCAGCTGCTGCGCCACATCGGCTGCGAGCGCACGCTGATCCCGCGAGAGGCCTATTTCGGCAAGCGCATCCCCATCGCCGGCACCGGCCACCAGAACGGCACGATCCGCTTCGGCCATGACCCGGAAACGTCGGCGCTGGACGTCCACTGCAAAGCGCACGACCTCGACAACCTCTACGTCGTGGACGCGAGCTTCTTCCCGAGCAGCGCCGCGGTGAACCCGACGCTGACCATCATCGCCAACGCCATCCGCGTCGGCGTCCATCTGGCCGCGCGCTTGGGCGCGCAGGGGGGTGCGGCATGAAACGCTCGCCCCTCCCCATCCTCTTCCTCGTGGGCTTCGTCGTCCTGCTGTCGGCCGCGGCCGTCCGGGGGCAGACCGTTCGCGCGGTGGACTCGGTGGGCATCACCGTATCCGACATGGACCGCGCGCTGGCCTTCTATCGCGACGTCCTGACCTTCGAGCCGGTGGCCGACACCGAGGTCGCGGGCGACGCCTACGAGCGGCTGACCGGCGTCTTCGGCGCCCGCATCCGCATCGTGCGCCTGCGGCTTGGTTCGGAAGCCATCGAGTTGATCCAGTACCTCGCGCCGGAGGGCCGGCCGATCCCTGTGGATTCCCGCAGCAATGACCGCTGGTTCCAACACATCGCCATCATCACCGGCGACATGGACGCCGCCTACGCCCGGCTGCGCGCGGCCAAGGTGCGCCACGCCTCCACCGGGCCGCAGACCCTGCCGGCCTGGAACCCGAACGCCGGCGGCATCCGCGCCTTCTACTTCAAGGACCCGGACGGCAACCCGCTGGAGATCCTCCAGTTCCCACCGGGCAAGGGCAATCCGCGCTGGCAGGGGGCCGATGGCCGGCTGTTCCTCGGCATCGACCACACGGCCATCGTCGTCGCCGACACCGACGCCAGCCTCGCCCTCTACCGCGACCGGCTCGGCCTGCGCGTCGCCGGCACCAGCGAGAATTACGGCACGGAGCAGGAGCATCTGAACAACGTCTTCGGTGCCCGGCTGCGCATCACCACCCTGCGCGCCCCAAGCGGGCCGGGCATCGAGTTCCTGGAATACCTCGCCCCGCGCGACGGTCGCCCCGCCCCCGCCGACACACGCGCCAACGACCTGTGGCACGAGCAGGTGACCCTGCTGACCGACGACGATCCCGGCCCGGCCGCCGTGCTCCTGCCGGACCCGGCCCTCGGCCTCGCCCGCGCGGTGATGGCGCACGACCCGGACGGGCACGCCTACATCCTCGGCAATCCCCTCGGGAATTCCCGGCACACGGAGCTGAGCCATGAATGACCGCCTCCTCCGCACCGCCGTCGCCGCGCGCGACGCGCTGCCGCTCGCTCAAAAAGCAATCGGGCCGGCGCTGGACCTCGGCGTCCGCCTGTGGCTGGCCCAGGCCTTCTGGGTGTCGGGCATCGTCAAGCTGCACGACTGGGAGCAGGCGCTTTATCTCGCCCGGTACGAATACCCGGTGCCCTGGCTGAACCCGGTGCCCGCCGCCTGGATCGGCGCGGGGATCGAGCTGCTGTACCCGCCGCTGCTGGCGCTGGGCCTCGCCACGCGCCTCGCCGCGCTGCCCATGCTGGCGCTCGTGCTGGTCGCGCAGTTCGCCTACCGGCCGCTCGACGCGCACCTCGTGCAGGCCGCGCTGCTGGCGTGGCTGGTGGTCATGGGCGCCGGGCCGCTGTCGCTCGACCGGCGGCTGGCGCGCGGCCTGCCCGACAGCGCCCTGCCCTTCGCCAAGCCCGCGGCGCGCCTGCTGGAGGCCGTCACCCGCCGTGGCGGACCGGCCGTCCAAGTGGCGCTGCGGCTGCTGGTGGCGGGCATCGCCGCACGCTCCGGCGACCCGGCCGGCACCATCGGGGCCCTTCTGCTGACCCTGGGTCTGGGCTCCCGACTGGTGGCCCTGGCCTTGATTTGGCTGATGCCGGCCGGCGCAGCGCTCTCCTGGCCCCTTTTGCTGGGTGTGGTCGCGGTCTTCGGCCCGGGGCCGCTGTCGCTCGACAGGCATATCCGCCACACCATTGTCCGCCGCTGGCCGCGGCTGGCCGGCGTCACGCCACCGCTGCCAGACGACGCGCCGCATGTGGTCGTGGTCGGCGGCGGCTTCGGCGGGCTGGCGGCGGTGCGCGGGTTGGCGCAGGCGCCCTGCCGGGTGACGCTGATCGACCGGCGCAACCACCACCTGTTCCAGCCGCTGCTCTATCAGGTGGCGACCGCCAGCCTGTCGCCAGCGGACATCGCCACGCCGATCCGCAGCCTGCTGCGCGACCAGGCGAACGCCCGCGTGCTGCTCGGCCGCGTGGTCGGCGTGGACTCCGATGCCCGCGCGGTGCGGCTGGAGGACGGGCGCGCGGTGCCCTACGACCATCTCGTGCTCGCCACCGGCGCGCGGCACGGCTATTTCGGCCGCGAGGAGTGGGAGCCCGTCGCCCCCGGCCTGAAGAAGGTCGAGGACGCCACGGAGATCCGCCGCCGCCTGCTGCTCGCCTTCGAGGAGGCGGAGAACAGCGACGCCCCGGACGAGCAACGCGCTTTCCTGACCTTCGTCGTGGTTGGCGGCGGCCCTACGGGCGTAGAGTTGGCCGGCGCCATCGCCGAGCTGGCCCGCCACGGTCTGGAGGGCGAGTTCCGCGCCATCGACCCGGCCGAGGCCCGCGTCCTGCTGGTGCAGTCCGCCCCGCGCCTTCTGCCGACCTTCCCGGAGTCTCTGTCCGCCGAGGCCGCCGCGTCGCTGGAAGCGCTGGGCGTGACCGTCCTGACCGGAAGTGCTGTGGAGGCGGTGGAGGAGGGCGGCGTGACCGTCTCCGGCACGCGGATCGCGGCGCGCACCGTCTTCTGGGCGGCGGGGGTCGTCGCGTCGCCGGCGGCGCGCTGGCTGGGGGTGGCGGGTGATCGCGCCGGCCGGGTGCCCGTCGGCCCCGACCTGTCGGTGCCCGGCCTGCCGGAGGTCTTCGCCCTCGGCGACACGGCGCTGAGCCACGGCTGGGACGGCCAGCCGGTGCCCGGCCTCGCCCCGGCGGCCAAGCAGGGCGGCGCCCATGTCGCCCGCGTGATCCGCGCCCGGCTGGAGGGGCGGCCCGCCCCGGCACCCTTCCGCTACCGCCACGCCGGCAGCCTCGCCACCATCGGGCGCAAGGCGGCGGTCGCCGATTTCGGCCGGGTCCGCCTGACCGGCGCCGCCGCCTGGTGGCTGTGGGGCGTGGTGCACATTCTGTTCCTGTCGGGCATGCGCAACCGGCTGGGCGTGGCCGTGGAGTGGTTCTGGGCCTACCTGACCTTGCGCCAGGGGACCCGCCTGATCACCGGCCCGGCCGACCGCGCGCCCAAGCCGGCCTCCTTCGCCCCGCCCGCCCCCGCGCTGGAACGCGCCTCTTGAGAAAGGAGAAGGGCCATGACCCTGGTCATGACGCGTCCCCCATCCACCCTCACCGACGGCATGGATCTGATGCCGGTCCGCTTCGGCCGCGCGGTCTGCGGCGATCTGGCCCAGGCGGAGCGGCGGGAATGGTGGCTCGCCAACGGGCTTGGCGCCTACGCCGCCGGGACCATCGCGGGCAGCCTGACGCGGCGCTACCACGGCCTGCTGGTCGCCCCGGTGGAGCCGCCGCTCGGGCGCCGACTGGTCTTCGCCAAGGCCGACGCAACGCTGGTTGTCGACGGGCGGAACTGGCCGCTCTTCACCAACCGCTGGGCGAGCGGCGCCATCGCCCCCACCGGTCATGAGCATGCGGAGAGTTTCCAGCTCGACGGCCGCATCCCGGTCTGGACCTTCGCGGCCGCCGGCCGGCGGGTCGAGGCGCGGGTGTGGCTGGAGCAGGGCGCCAACACCGTCACCGCCGCGTGGCGCCTGCACGCCGACGCCGGGGATGGAGATGGCGTCGCCCTGCGCGTGTCCCTGCTGGTCAACGGCCGCGACCACCACGGCACCACGGACCGCCACGGCTTCACCCCGGACCTCCAGATGGACGGCCCCAACCGCCTGCGCGTGGTCGAGCCCAGCGGCTTCGCGCTGACGCTCCACGCCCCCTGCGGGCGGATCGAGCCCCGCCGCGACTGGCACGCCGACTTCCTGCTGCCCGTCGAGGAGGAGCGCGGCCTTCCGCCCGTGGACCATCACCTGTGCGTGGGCGAGGCGGTCTTCGACCTTCGCCCTGGCCGATGGGTGGGCGTGGTCGGCAGCCTGGAGGCCGAGGCCGACACGGACACCGCCGCCTCCCTCGCCCGCCGCCGCGCGCAGGAGGCCGCGGTTCTGGCGAAGGCCGACGACGCATTGCCAGAAATGGCTGGGGCCCCGGGCTGGGTGCGGCGACTGGTGCTGGCCTGCGACAGCTTCCTCTTCGCGCGGCCCCTGCCCGAAGTGCCGGACGGGCAATCGGTGATCGCGGGATACCCGTGGTTCGGCGACTGGGGCCGCGACACCATGATCGCCCTGCCCGGCCTGACGCTCGCCACCGGGCGGGCCGACAGCGCTCGGCGCATCCTGGAGACCTTCGCCCGCTTCGTGGACCGAGGCATGCTGCCCAACGTCTTCCCCGGGGCCGGGGAGCGGGCCGACTACAACACGGTGGACGCGGCGCTCTGGTATGTCGAGGCGTGGCGGGCCTACCTAGAAGCCACCGACGACGTGAAAGCGCTGGCGGGCGCCTTCCCGGTGCTGGCGGGCATCATCGACGAACACCGCCGCGGCACCCGCTACGGCATCGGGGAGGACCCGGCCGATGGCCTTCTGCGCGCCGGGGAGCCGGGGCTGCAGCTGACCTGGATGGACGCCAGGATCGGCGATTGGGTGGTGACGCCCCGGCACGGCAAGCCGGTGGAAATCAACGCGCTGTGGTTCAACGCGCTGTGCGCCATGGCCGGCTTCGCGGACCGGCTCGGCCAGACCTCCGCCCCATACCGCGAGACGGCGGAGCGGGTGCGGCGCTCCTTCGGGCGCTTCGTTCGGCCCGATGGCGGCCTGTACGACGTGATCGACGGCCCGGACGGCGACGACGCCTCCATCCGGCCAAACCAGATCTTCGCCGTCAGCTTGCCGCACTCTCCGCTGGAGCCCTTGGTCCAGGCCTGCGTGGTCGCCGAATGCCGACGGGCGCTGCTGACCAGCCACGGCCTGCGCTCCCTCGCCCCGGACCACCCCGACTACCGCGGCCACTACCGCGGCGGCGTATGGGAGCGCGACGGCGGCTACCATCAGGGACCGGTCTGGGCGTGGCTGCTCGGGCCCTTCGCGCTGGCGGTGCATCGGGTGACCGGCGACGCAAAGGCCGCGCAGCGGCTTCTGGAGCCCATCGCCGACCACCTGACCGACGCGGCCCTGGGCCAGGTCAGCGAAATCTTCGACGGCGACCCGCCGCACAGGCCGCGCGGCTGCCCCGTCCAGGCCTGGTCGGTCGCCTGCGTGCTGGAGGCGTGGTGGCGGCTGGAACAAGCAAAATCATCGAACGGGAGGACATGAACCATGCGAAACGTGGAACGGCAACGGCTTGAGGCCCAGCGCTCCGGCGCGGAGAACTGGCGGCTGTGGGGTCCGTACCTGTCGGAACGGGCCTGGGGAACGGTGCGCGAGGACTACAGCCCCCACGGCACGGCCTGGGAGGATTTCAGCCACGACCAGGCGCGCTCCCGCGCGTATCGCTGGAGCGAGGACGGGCTGGGCGGCATCAGCGACGACCGGCAGCGGCTGTGCTTCGCGCTGGCGCTGTGGAACGGCCGCGACCCGATCCTGAAGGAGCGCGCCTTTGGCCTGACCGGCAACGAGGGCAACCGCGGCGAGGACGTGAAGGAGTTCTATTTCCACCGCGACGCTACGCCGAGCCATTCCTGGCTGCGCTACCTCTACAAATACCCGCAGGCCGAATTCCCCTATGGACGCCTGCTCTTCGAGAACCGCATGCGCGGGCGAACCGACCCGCCCTTCGGCCTGCTCGACAGCGGCGTGTTCGACGATGGGCGCAGCTGGGACGTCGAGGTCACCTACGCCAAGGCGAGCCCGGAGGAGATTCACATCCGCATCGAGGCCGCCAACCGCGGCCCCGACCCGGCCGCGCTGCACCTGCTGCCCACCCTGTGGTTCCGCAACACGTGGAGTTGGTCGGGTGATGAAGCGCGTCCGATCCTGCGCGCTGTCGCCCCGCCGGCGGGCGCCGCCTGGGCGATCCGGACGGAGCATCCGGACCTCGGCGCTTACCACCTCTACGGCTCCGCCCCCGCCGAGCTGCTGTTCACCGAGAACGACAGCAACGCGGAGCGCTTGTGGGGCATCCCCAACGCCACCCCCTACATCAAGGACAGCTTCCACCGCCGCGTGATCCAGAACGAGACCGGCGCGGTCAACCCGGCGCTGGAGGGCACCAAGGCCGCCCCCTGGTATGTCCTCGACGTGCCGGCGGGGGAGGCGCGCGCCGTGGATCTCGTTCTTTCCGCCGTGCCCCTGGATCGGCCTTTCGCCCGCACCGCCGCCGTGTTCGCCGCACGCAGCCGCGAGGCCGACGCCTTCTACGACGCGCTGCTGCCCGACGCGGACGCGGAGGACAAGCGGGTGCTGCGGCAGGCGCTGGCCGGCATGATCTGGTGCAAGCAGTTCTTCCACTACGACGTGGCGCGCTGGCTGGACGGCGACCGGCTGCCGCCGCCGGACAGCCGCAAGGGGGGCCGCAACCGGTCCTGGAAGCACCTGACGTCGTCCGACATCATCTCCATGCCCGACACGTGGGAGTATCCGTGGTTCGCGGCCTGGGACCTCGCCTACCATTGCGCGGCGCTGGCACTGGTGGACGTGGACTTCGCCAAGGACCAGATCGAGGTTCTGCTCTCCGAACGCTTCCTGCACCCCAACGGCCAGATCCCGGCCTATGAGTGGGCCTTCGGCGACGTCAACCCGCCGGTGCACGCCATGGCCGCCTTGAAGGTCTTCCGGGCGGAGCGGGTGCAGCGCGGCGAGGGGGACACGCATTTCCTGCACCGCGTCTTCCACAAACTGCTGCTGAACTACGCCTGGTGGGTGAACCGCAAAGACGCCGACGGGCACAACGTGTTCGAGGGCGGCTTCCTCGGGCTCGACAACATCTCCGTCTTCGACCGCTCGCAGCCGCTTCCCCCCGGCTACAGCCTGAAGCAGGCCGACGCCACCGGCTGGATGGCCATGTTCGCGCTGAACATGGTCGTGATGGCGCTCGAACTGGCGGCGGAAGACCCGGACTACGAGGACATCGCCATCCAGGTTTACCAGCAGTTCCTCAGCATCGCGAACGCCATCGGCGGCCATGCGCCGGGGGCGGTGTCGCTGTGGGATGAGGCGGACGGTTTTTTCAAGGACCTGATCGTGTGCCCGGACGGCAAGGTCTCGCGCGTGAACGTCTATTCCATGGTCGGGCTGATCCCGCTGTTCGCGACGGAGGTGGTGGACCGCCGCCTGCTGGAGCGGGTGCCCCGCTTCCGCCGCATGCTCACCACCCACAAGGGCGGCAAGTTCCAGGGCAGCTATGTCTGCGCCTGCCCGGACTGGGAGAATGACCGGGGCGAGCATCTGCTGGCGCTGGTCGATCACACGATGCTGCCGCGCATCCTGCAGCGGCTTCTGGACCGCGACCAGTTCCTGTCCGACTACGGCATCCGCAGCGTCAGCCGCATCCACGCGGAGCACCGGCACCTGGGTGACCTGCCCGGCGTCGGCCAGGCGCTGATCGAGTATGTGCCGGGCGAGTCCACCTCCGGCCTGTTCGGAGGCAACTCCAACTGGCGCGGTCCGGTGTGGATGCCCGTGAACTACACGCTGGTGCAATCCATCGAAAAGTTTCACCGCTTCCTGGGCGACGCCTACCGCGTGCCGGTGCCCTGCCTGGGCGGCCGGGAGCTGACGCTGAAGGAGATCGCCACCCTGATCGCCGACCGGCTGGTGTCGCTCTACCGCCCGGACGAGTCCGGCCGGCGGCCGGTCTACTGCACGCAGCCGCACTTCCACGAGGACCCGCACTGGCGCGACCTGCTGCTGTTCTACGAATATTTCCACGCCGACACCGGCCAGGGCCTGGGCGCCGCCCACCAGACCGGCTGGACGGGCCTGCTCGCCAATCTCGTCCTGCGGCGCCACCGGACGGACATTCCGGACTATTGGAAAGCGCGCAGCCCCGGCGAGGTCGTGGACGCGTAGCGGAGCCGGTTGCCCCCATCCTTCCCACGCTGCCCCTGGGCCCCTTCCCTCCCTCCCCTCCGTCAACCGGGGAGGGTTAGGGAAGGGGCATTGCGCTCCCACCCACCTCCACGTCGCACCAGCCCACCGCGCCCGCCTTGCTTTCCGCGCCGTCCCAGCGGTGGGTCTGGGCGATGCGGATGGCGACCTGCTCCACCGGGGTGAAGCGGCGGCCGGCGATGGTGACCAGCGACACCGTCCGCGACACCTCCGGGTCGATGATCACGCGCGTCGATAGGCCCGGCAGGATGGCCAGATGCTCCGGCATCACCGCGCAGCCCATGCCGGCGGCGATCATCGCCTGGACCCAGTCTTCCCGCTCGCTGTGGTAGCGGACGTTCACGTTGTGGCGTTTCGGCTGCCCGAGCGCCTCGAAATGGTAGCGAAACTCGCAGTGAACGCGCTGCAGATAGTCCTCGCCGTTCAGTTCGGTCAAGGGAATGGCGTTCATGGCCTCGAACCGGTGCCCCTTCGGAAAGGCGATCAGGTAGCGCTCCGTGAACAGCGGCCGGACCGTGCAGCGCTCCGGGAAGGAGGGCAGCGCCACCAGCGCCACGTCCAGTTCGCCGGCCAGCAACGCCTCGACCAGCGGCTTGGCCGGCAGATCGCGAATCATCAGGTCCAGCATGGGAACGCGCGTCTTCAATTGCTCGAAAAAACCGACCAGCCGGGCCGGGCTGATCGTGCACATGACACCAAGCTTCAAGGGGGCGCGGTCCATGGAACGGTACTGCTTCGCCTCGGCCAGCACGGCGGCGTTGGCGCTGTAGATCGCTTCCAGATGCGGCTGGGCGAGCCGCCCGAGTTCGGTCAGGTGGGTGTTGTGATGCTCCCGGCTGAAGAGAAGGCCGCCCATCTCCTCCTCCAGCTTCTGGATGGCGCGGGTCAGCGACGGCTGGGTGACGTTGCACTGTTCCGCCGCACGCGTGAAGTTCAGCGTCTCCGCCACGGCGAGGAAGTAGCGGATCTGGTGCATCTCCATTGCAACCTCCCTGCGCAGGGGGCGCCCCATAGCCGGCGGCTATGCAGACAATAGGACCAAAGCATTTCAGATCGTTCCGGACAACGAATACTTTGGGTTTGTCAACCACTCCCCTTGGCGGGAGAGACAACCGAAGGAGATGACCGATGACTGAAACGACCAATGGCCTGACGATTGCTGCCGCTCTGGCCGGTGCCCTGTCGCTGGCGGCGCTCCTGCCGGCCACCACCGCCGCCGCGGCGGAGGCCGGCGGCCTGGAGAAGTGCTACGGCATTTCCAAGGCGGGGCAGAACAGCTGCGCCAACGAGGCCGGCACCCATTCCTGCGCCGGGCAGTCCACCAAGGACTATGACGGCGGCGAGTGGCGGGCGGTCCGGGCCGGCGTCTGCACCGAGATGGGCGGCAAGCTGGCGGCCTTCCAGGGCGTCGGCATGCCCAAGGACATGACCAAGGCCGACACGAACACCGGCAAGAAGAGCTGATCCGGGCCACAGCCCTGCCCCACCCGCCGATCGCCGGAGGTTCCCGCCATGCACGCCGCGCCCGACGCCCCCCGCACCGTTTCTCCCCTGCCGGCACGGGCCGGCGTCGGACTGCGGCACCGCCACGTCGCGGAGTTCCTGACCATGCGCCCCGCCGTGGCCTGGATCGAAGTGCACAGCGAAACCTATCTGGCGGCCGGCGGCCCCCGCCTGACGGCACTGGAGGCGATCCGCCGGGACTACCCGCTCAGCGGGCACGGGGTCGGCCTGTCGCTCGGCTCCGCCGACGGGGTCGATCCCGACCACCTCGACCGCCTGGCCGCCCTTTACGCCCGCATCCAGCCGGAGCTGGTTTCCGAGCACCTGGCGTGGAGCAGCGCCGGCGGCACCTACCTGAACGACCTGCTGCCCCTGCCCTACACCGAGGAAGCGCTTGACACCGTCCGCCGCAACGTCGAGCGCGTCCAGGAGAGGCTGAAGCGCCCGATCCTGGTGGAGAACCCGTCGCGCTACCTGACCTTCGACGCCTCCGCGATCCCGGAGGCGGAGTTCCTGGCAGAGCTGGCGCGCCGGACCGGCTGCGGCTTGCTGCTGGACGTCAACAACATCCACGTCAGCGCCCACAACGTCGGGCTCGACCCGCGCGCCTATCTCGACGCCATTCCGCCGGAGGCGGTGGGCGAGATCCATGTCGCCGGCCACGCGGTGCACGATACCGGCTGCGGCACGCTGCTGATCGACGACCACGGCAGCCCGGTCGCCGATCCCGTCTGGGACCTGCTGGACGAGGCGTTGCGCCGCACCGGCCCGCGGCCGGTGCTGGTCGAATGGGACACGCACGTGCCGGACCTGCCGGTCCTGCTGGCCGAGGCCGGGCGCGCCGACCGCAGCCTTCATGCCGTGACGGAGGGAGCCTGCCATGCTGCGTGACCTTCAGGCCGCCATGGGCCGCGATCTCCTGCGCGCCGGGAACAGCATCCCGCCGGGCATCGAGGACGGCGCCATTCCCGCCTCCATCCGCTTCGCCATCCACGCCAACAACGTCGTGGGCTCCCTGGCCGGGGCGCTGGAGGCCGCCTTCCCGGCAACCGCCCGGCTGCTCGGCGGCCCGGCCTTCCAAACGGAGGCCCTGGCCTTCGTGCGCCGGCACCCGCCGCGCGTGCCGCAGCTGCTGGCTTATGGCGACCAGTTCCCCGACCACCTCGCGCGCCAAATGGCCGACCGTCCCTGGGCCGCTGACCTCGCCCGCGTCGAGTGGGCCTGGAACGCCGCCTATTTCGCTGCGGACGCCCCGGTGCTGGACATCGCCGCGCTGCGCGCCCTGCCGGACGACCGCTATCCGGCGCTGCGGCTGGCGATGCACCCGTCGGCCCACCTGCTGACCTGCGCCTTCCCGGTCCTGGAGCTATGGGACGCGCTGCGCCGGGGCGGCGACGCACCCGCCGCCATCGCGGCCGGCACGCAGCACCTGCTGATCGTCCGCCCGCTGCTGGAGGTGCAGGCGGTCACGTTGGGGCCGGGCGAGGCGACCTTGCTGATGGCCCTGTCGGCGGGTGCCGACCTCGCGCACGCCGCCTTGGCGGCATCGGCGATCGAGCCCGGCTTCGGCCTTCAGCGCACGCTGCTGGCCCACCTGCAACTGGGCAGCTTCACCGCCTTCACGCTTCCCTCAAAGGAGGACTGATCCATGACTCACGCCGCCATCGGGTCCCGCCGCGGACACCGCGCGCTGCACGACCTGTCCGCCACCGTCTCCGCCGTCATCGCCGGCCTGGGGCGCTGGGGAGCGCCCCTGCTGCAACTGGCGATCCGGCTGTGGATCGCGCGGGTGTTCTTTTTGTCCGGCCTGACGAAGATCCAGGACTGGGACACCACCGTCCTGCTGTTCCAGGAGGAATACCGCGTGCCCCTGCTGTCGCCGGGGGTCGCCGCGCTGCTGGGGACGGCGTTCGAACTCGGCATGCCGGTCCTGCTGGCCGTGGGCTTGGCGAGCCGCCTCGCGGCGCTGCCCTTGCTCGGCATGGCGCTGGTGATCCAGTTCGTCCTGGGCTCCGCCAACCCGGCCTACGATTCCGTGGAGCATGTCTATTGGATGTTCCTGCTGCTGGCGATCCTGGTGCACGGCCCGGGCCCGCTGTCGCTCGACCGTATCGTCCAAAGCGCGCTCACCGGCGCGTCCCGCTGATCGAAACCCGATTGAACCCGGCAACGGTGACCCTGGATGTTTAGTCCCGACATTTGATGGTGCATTGTATCCGCAGGAATGGAAGGATGCATTATGGGCCACGTACTCCATGGGAGCGCCACGACGACAGAGGCATCCGTCA
This genomic window contains:
- a CDS encoding GMC oxidoreductase — its product is MPTDRYDVIIIGSGAGGGTLAYHLAPSGKRILLLERGEHLPRERENWDSRAVVVEGKYKAAETWYDKDGRAFHPGTHYCVGGNTKVYGAVLFRLRERDFAPLHHRAGISPPWPISYADLAPYYTRAERLYSVHGERGSDPTEPPCDDPYPHPPVSHEPRIQALFDDLKRAGQRPFPLPVGIRLDESAPHRSACIRCSTCDGFPCLIQAKADAHVTCIAPTLEHPNVTLLTGAYVDRLETTPSGREVTGVVVRRNGVEETHRADIVVVSCGAINSAALLLRSASDRHPGGLANRSGVVGRHYMCHLNSALIAVSRRPNPTRFQKTLGLNDFYFGADDWDFPLGHIQMLGKTDAAMFSAESHGLLPAGAAERFASHALDFWLTSEDLPDPDNRVEVGRDGRITLRYTPNNVEAHERLTAKLKQLLRHIGCERTLIPREAYFGKRIPIAGTGHQNGTIRFGHDPETSALDVHCKAHDLDNLYVVDASFFPSSAAVNPTLTIIANAIRVGVHLAARLGAQGGAA
- a CDS encoding VOC family protein, whose product is MKRSPLPILFLVGFVVLLSAAAVRGQTVRAVDSVGITVSDMDRALAFYRDVLTFEPVADTEVAGDAYERLTGVFGARIRIVRLRLGSEAIELIQYLAPEGRPIPVDSRSNDRWFQHIAIITGDMDAAYARLRAAKVRHASTGPQTLPAWNPNAGGIRAFYFKDPDGNPLEILQFPPGKGNPRWQGADGRLFLGIDHTAIVVADTDASLALYRDRLGLRVAGTSENYGTEQEHLNNVFGARLRITTLRAPSGPGIEFLEYLAPRDGRPAPADTRANDLWHEQVTLLTDDDPGPAAVLLPDPALGLARAVMAHDPDGHAYILGNPLGNSRHTELSHE
- a CDS encoding FAD-dependent oxidoreductase; protein product: MNDRLLRTAVAARDALPLAQKAIGPALDLGVRLWLAQAFWVSGIVKLHDWEQALYLARYEYPVPWLNPVPAAWIGAGIELLYPPLLALGLATRLAALPMLALVLVAQFAYRPLDAHLVQAALLAWLVVMGAGPLSLDRRLARGLPDSALPFAKPAARLLEAVTRRGGPAVQVALRLLVAGIAARSGDPAGTIGALLLTLGLGSRLVALALIWLMPAGAALSWPLLLGVVAVFGPGPLSLDRHIRHTIVRRWPRLAGVTPPLPDDAPHVVVVGGGFGGLAAVRGLAQAPCRVTLIDRRNHHLFQPLLYQVATASLSPADIATPIRSLLRDQANARVLLGRVVGVDSDARAVRLEDGRAVPYDHLVLATGARHGYFGREEWEPVAPGLKKVEDATEIRRRLLLAFEEAENSDAPDEQRAFLTFVVVGGGPTGVELAGAIAELARHGLEGEFRAIDPAEARVLLVQSAPRLLPTFPESLSAEAAASLEALGVTVLTGSAVEAVEEGGVTVSGTRIAARTVFWAAGVVASPAARWLGVAGDRAGRVPVGPDLSVPGLPEVFALGDTALSHGWDGQPVPGLAPAAKQGGAHVARVIRARLEGRPAPAPFRYRHAGSLATIGRKAAVADFGRVRLTGAAAWWLWGVVHILFLSGMRNRLGVAVEWFWAYLTLRQGTRLITGPADRAPKPASFAPPAPALERAS
- a CDS encoding amylo-alpha-1,6-glucosidase: MTLVMTRPPSTLTDGMDLMPVRFGRAVCGDLAQAERREWWLANGLGAYAAGTIAGSLTRRYHGLLVAPVEPPLGRRLVFAKADATLVVDGRNWPLFTNRWASGAIAPTGHEHAESFQLDGRIPVWTFAAAGRRVEARVWLEQGANTVTAAWRLHADAGDGDGVALRVSLLVNGRDHHGTTDRHGFTPDLQMDGPNRLRVVEPSGFALTLHAPCGRIEPRRDWHADFLLPVEEERGLPPVDHHLCVGEAVFDLRPGRWVGVVGSLEAEADTDTAASLARRRAQEAAVLAKADDALPEMAGAPGWVRRLVLACDSFLFARPLPEVPDGQSVIAGYPWFGDWGRDTMIALPGLTLATGRADSARRILETFARFVDRGMLPNVFPGAGERADYNTVDAALWYVEAWRAYLEATDDVKALAGAFPVLAGIIDEHRRGTRYGIGEDPADGLLRAGEPGLQLTWMDARIGDWVVTPRHGKPVEINALWFNALCAMAGFADRLGQTSAPYRETAERVRRSFGRFVRPDGGLYDVIDGPDGDDASIRPNQIFAVSLPHSPLEPLVQACVVAECRRALLTSHGLRSLAPDHPDYRGHYRGGVWERDGGYHQGPVWAWLLGPFALAVHRVTGDAKAAQRLLEPIADHLTDAALGQVSEIFDGDPPHRPRGCPVQAWSVACVLEAWWRLEQAKSSNGRT
- a CDS encoding MGH1-like glycoside hydrolase domain-containing protein; the protein is MRNVERQRLEAQRSGAENWRLWGPYLSERAWGTVREDYSPHGTAWEDFSHDQARSRAYRWSEDGLGGISDDRQRLCFALALWNGRDPILKERAFGLTGNEGNRGEDVKEFYFHRDATPSHSWLRYLYKYPQAEFPYGRLLFENRMRGRTDPPFGLLDSGVFDDGRSWDVEVTYAKASPEEIHIRIEAANRGPDPAALHLLPTLWFRNTWSWSGDEARPILRAVAPPAGAAWAIRTEHPDLGAYHLYGSAPAELLFTENDSNAERLWGIPNATPYIKDSFHRRVIQNETGAVNPALEGTKAAPWYVLDVPAGEARAVDLVLSAVPLDRPFARTAAVFAARSREADAFYDALLPDADAEDKRVLRQALAGMIWCKQFFHYDVARWLDGDRLPPPDSRKGGRNRSWKHLTSSDIISMPDTWEYPWFAAWDLAYHCAALALVDVDFAKDQIEVLLSERFLHPNGQIPAYEWAFGDVNPPVHAMAALKVFRAERVQRGEGDTHFLHRVFHKLLLNYAWWVNRKDADGHNVFEGGFLGLDNISVFDRSQPLPPGYSLKQADATGWMAMFALNMVVMALELAAEDPDYEDIAIQVYQQFLSIANAIGGHAPGAVSLWDEADGFFKDLIVCPDGKVSRVNVYSMVGLIPLFATEVVDRRLLERVPRFRRMLTTHKGGKFQGSYVCACPDWENDRGEHLLALVDHTMLPRILQRLLDRDQFLSDYGIRSVSRIHAEHRHLGDLPGVGQALIEYVPGESTSGLFGGNSNWRGPVWMPVNYTLVQSIEKFHRFLGDAYRVPVPCLGGRELTLKEIATLIADRLVSLYRPDESGRRPVYCTQPHFHEDPHWRDLLLFYEYFHADTGQGLGAAHQTGWTGLLANLVLRRHRTDIPDYWKARSPGEVVDA